In Aythya fuligula isolate bAytFul2 chromosome 21, bAytFul2.pri, whole genome shotgun sequence, the DNA window CCGAGCCCGGCGGGAGCAGGAGAGGATCCGACTCTATTCAGCTGACCCTTTCGATCTTGAGGCACAGGCCAAGATAGAAGAAGACATCAGGTAGCAAACCAAAGCCACCTGCATGCTTCGGTTCGGAGGTCTTTGTGGCACTTTTTTTCCACAGGGTGCTTCCTTCCAACCTGGTGCTTTTTCCTTGGAGGACACAAGGAGTGTGTTTAGAGAGCAGATCCTGCCTTAAGAGAGCAATCTGCTCGCAGGGTAGCACTCTGAGCCACCTTTGCAAGTGAGAAGGTTGGGAGTCAGGATGCACGGGTGCATCCCGTCCTTTAGAGGTATCCAGCTGAGCACAGACAATGGCGGCAGCACCGCTGTCCATGTGCGTGATGTCTCAAGGCTGGGCCACTGTGAAACCAGTAAAGAGCTCTTGGGAAAAGCACTGAGCCAAGTCCTTGAGAGGTGCTATTCAGGGCATGTCTTGAACCTGAGAACAgagcctgtgccagtgtctgAGCAGAGCTCTACAAAGAGTGGGGTGTTGCTTCCCAGCTGCCTTCGAGATACGGTTTTGCTTACTGCtagttgttttgtatttctggcTAATTCCAGACTCTGCATTTCACTGTTGTCAGAAGAGATCTTCCATAGAAATATGTTCTGCTCATTAGCCTTTGCTCTGTTTCTGTCTTCCAAATGTACTTGCACTGGGCTGAGACTTGATTGCTTAAATTGGGTGATAATTCCTGGATTTGGAACATGGCTGATGATTTTGTCCCCAGtaaagaaatgtctttctgaTGCAGGCTCATAGTTTATCATAACCAGAATTAATTTGCAATAAGTCATTCTTGCGTTATAACTGACAAAGTGTTGGTACCGGATAAAGGCTTAGCATAGCGATGCAGAAAAATGTAATGCATAAACTGCATAGATTTATAGATAAAACATTGCTAGCAGGCACAGGAACACATTTCTTGCTCCATAGATGAGGGAGAATTGGGACAGATAAAGGTGATGTGCCTGAGGTTGTACAGCTATTAGGTAACAGTTCGGACGTCTAGCAGTCCCCAAATTTCACAGCCCATTTAGTTTCTCTGGTTACTTGAACTCCTTGCTTAATCAGGTATCCTCTGCCTTAGATTGATCGGGAGCTCATGCAAGCATCACACTTTTTTGACACAAATCTCTGTCCTTCAAGTGTATCTTAGGTGGACAGAGCAtcaagcacagagaaaacagaagtttcagatCACTGCATAACTGATTTAAGATTGAGTAGCAAAAGACAGTACAACATGCAGCTCTTTGTTTCACAGGTATATGAAGCCAGGGCAGGGTAGCAGGGTGCTCCCAGGTGAGCCAGGTCACTGTTACCTGCTGTTAGCTCTTTCCCTGCTCCACCAAGAAACCGCATCTACCCATCCTGTTGTGGGAAGGCTACAGAAAATGGATGAGAGGAGTTTGCTTTTCCAGTCCTCCTGCTGAGGAGGAGAAGTGAGGTGGCATCAAAGTTGGAAGCAGATAAGGTTATTTCAGATGCAGTCACTGCAGATACCCATCACTTTGAAGATTACTGTAGGGGCCATGATGAGCTTTTTGATAAGTGTTTTTTCTGTAAGCTTGAATTTGCAGCGAGGGCTTGTGCTTACAGTGGTGTTCTCACTGCAGTTTCGCTTATCTCCTCTCCTTGCTATGCCTGGAAAAGGCAAGATAGCAGGGAAACGTTGGAGGATTTTAAtgttcagctgctgtgtgggATTCCAGTGTTGTAGCTACTGGCAACATCTTCATCATATGCCCTCAGTGTTTGCCTCTTCAGAGTGACTAATAAATATGCAGGTTTTTTGCTTATAAGTCCTCCAGGTTAACTCTGTGGTGACAGGTTTTTGTTGCCGACACAAGGTTGTCAGGTGCAGGCGTCTCCAATGCTGTCGTGTGAGCTACACAAGGTGCTGGAGGGAGCAGCCCTCCTGGCTGTGGGGAAGCAATTTGATATCTCTGGATTAAGCCAAGAGCATTACTAGCAATCCCTCTGCTAAGAAGGCTATGTTTAGCTAATGAAGCAgtatttgttgtggtttaaaaatgctgtttgtagCTGATGCAAACTGCAGCAGGTGGGATTACATTTGTAAACTGGAAGGATGTTTATAAGGTTTTGCTGATGGAACgtctgatttttctctcttctccactAAATTCAGGCAACAAAACATTGAAGAAAATATGACGATAGCGATGGAAGAGGCCCCTGAGAGTTTTGGTCAGGTGGTGATGCTTTATATTAACTGTAAAGTCAATGGACATCCAGTGAAAGCCTTTGTTGACTCAGGTGAATTGCTGCTATTTTCATCTTTCCCCAGAATCTCTTTCCCTCACTAAGAGAGAGAGTACACACTCCAGAATTTTTGCCCAGAGTATTCCTTTTCCATTATAAAGAACTGTATTACAAGATTTTAAAGCACCTAATTAAAATTTGAGAACAGTTTGGGCTCTAAGGCAAGCAGAGTAAATTGTGGAGACGGTTTGTGAAGCAGCACAAATGAGTGCTTGAACACCCCAGATCAAGGCTCCTGTGAGAATTTCTGGTGTCTGATGGCTGCGATGCCAAAAAAGGTCACTGACACGTGTGTATCTTATCTCAGTTTACAGAAAGGGAAACTTTGCCTGCCTTAACGCTGTGCTTCCCACCCATAGCTTTAAAGGGAAAGTAGTTGGGGCTGTTCCAGTTCTACCGTGGCACATACTTTACTGTCCATGCTGATCTCTGTGTGTAGACACAGTAAATTCAAAGCACTGTGCttcataaaaagcttttttatgcCATAATGCAGTTGCCTGATGCAAGCAGTGTGGTTTCCCAGCTGCTGAGTATAAGATCTTAAGCCCTTTCAggagtttcttttattttgcaatgcCCTGTCAAGACTTAACATGAATTGTGTTGCTGGTAGGTGCCCAGATGACCATCATGAGCCAAGCTTGTGCTGAAAGGTGCAACATAATGAGGCTGGTAGATCGGCGGTGGGCTGGCATTGCTAAAGGTGTaggcacacagaaaataattggCAGAGTGCACTTAGGTAAGTACTGGCATTCTTCTTAGGACAGCTTTAGCAGCAGTTTGACTGTATTCCCTGCAATCTTGGCACCAAAGAGCACCTGATTTAATGCTGTATTTGTTAGAAACTCCTATGGAGTAAAATAAAAGTGCATCTGCAGTACGTTCATTTGACTTGAGCACAATAATCTGGTTTCTGTCTCACTTAATGCTTTTGTAATGGAATTACCTCTCTTTTAGGTGAGAGAGTCTTCAGGTCCTGCAGATGTAGAGAAACCATTCACTCTGGGTGCAAAAGCAGGGTTGATGTGAAGGAGCAGGGTGTCTCCTGTTTGGGGTGTGGCTGTTGGTCTGTGTGAGTTGCTCAGGAAGGGCTCCAGTATGGTGGAGTGCTTCATACTCCTCCAGGAGGAGAAGGCtggctgtgtttgtgtgcagGTTTTCTGGATGAGTGAGGATTGTCCttattgtctgaaaaaaaatgatcctCTTTACTGTTCTTGCTTAGATTTGTGCTCTAATGAGCTGTACACTGCTCCTCTAGCAGTGTAGCTTGGAGGCTTAGGTGAGCAGTACTTAAGGCTCTAGAGCAGATCAGCTTTGAAAACAATTAATTACCTCAGACAAATATAGACCTAATAGTCCCTGGGGCTTGCACATGGCTGGACTTCTTGTGACCAAAGCTGTATGTCAGAGCTCTAGCTTCAGTTTTACCCAGCACGTTTGCACAAGCCATTCCTAGGGGATGGAAGAGCAGAAGGTAATTTGTTGCACTGTAGGATGCAAGGCAGTAACTTTTCTCCATTGTGTTTCAGCTCAGGTTCAAATTGAAGGGGATTTCCTGGCATGTTCCTTCTCAATCCTTGAAGAGCAGCCCATGGACATGCTTCTAGGACTGGATATGCTTAAGAGGCATCAGGTATCAACACTTGTTTTGAAACAGTTACTGGCTCTTCCAAGTGAAGCTCTAAGCACAACATAAATGCCAAGCCTGTGAATGTGTTAGGATTTTCTGGGGAgagaaaatagattattttttagCCAGTTACAAAAGTAGTACATATGCCAAAGACATTGTGGATGGATGTATAGGGTGTCTGGTTGCTCCAGAGTTTTTTGCTCTGATCAGAAATGTTCAGAGCTTTCCAAATGAATGATTTATTGCAAAGCAAGTCCTGTAGGGTCCTTTACTTATAGCTGATGATCTTGACCCACTTTGCTTAGTTGCTAAGGGCTGTGCACATTGAAATGGATCGTTTAAccttgtttctcctttttctccgGAAACTGGCTTACTCTTACGCAGGCCCCTGATGTCTTGATGCTCTTTCACAGTGTTCAATTGATCTCAAGAAGAATGTACTAGTGATCGGCACGACTGGTTCTCAGACCACTTTCCTCCCGGAGGGCGAGCTCCCAGAGTGTGCCAGGCTGGCTTATGGGGCCGGGCGGGAAGATGTGCGGCCGGAGGAGATTGCGGACCAGGAATTAGCAGAAGCAATACAGAAGTCCGTAGAGGAAGCAGGTACCATAACAAGCCCAGCTGAAATAAGAATCTGCATAGTTTTCTTGCTGTGTATCAGGATGTCTGTTGGCAGTCACTGAAAGgccccttctcccttttctcagTTCCTAGGAGATGTAATCTAATGCAATATCAGTGAGTAAAAGGTAGAGAGAAAGGGGCTTTGTTCTTGCTTGTGGCTTCTAATTACACctatcttttcctttctgtacagCAAAATCTGTCCACATGAAGGCATTCGGGGGTGCTTGCTGTTCAATTTGTGCTCTCCTTGCAACTTTCTACCAGCTCTGATATCTTGGTCTTCGAAGGTGTGGAGATAAGTGATTGTCTCTGGCACCCATTCACCTGGTTCAAGTTGTTGTGCCTAGTCAGGGACATGACTCAGTTACGTTGTGTTTTAGCAGCCTCACATTGGGTCACTTGTGCTGACCTCTGCAAATCCTGTTCCTAATAGCTACTGTATATAAAAGTAGGGGAGCTGTAGCATTAAGTCCAAATCTTTGGAAAGGAGGAATACCAGCCTCAGCAACTATTTGGGTCTTAAATGTGCAGTGTCAAAGTACATCTGTGCCTGGTTGCTGCCCCTCTCTGAGGAGCTATAACTAAGCAATAAGTGTTAACTTGTAGCTCATGCCCacctgtttcttttccaagacAAAGTAAGTTCATGACAATTTTTAGAAAGTGTgctatttcagcatttttgccTTAGAATGGTGCTTGTGCCCTTGGAAGgtaaactgtttttcttactAAAGATTACTGTTGCTCTaaatttcaaaagcagcagcagaattgACATCCTAATGTATACCAGCCATAAAGATGGTCTGCAAAGAGagttttcccctcctctcctaGTTTTGTTCCCTGTTACTCTGGAATCTGTAAGCTGCACAAATCAAGATGGTCTGGGCTCTGGAAGATATTGGTAActgcaaattttaattaaatggagATGCCAAAGTAGTTAAAAGCTGAGCTATAAGCCAAACTGTCTGAAACTCAGGTTTTCCATTTAACTCCTCCCTTAACTTCAGcatatgcttttgaaaaaaaggagagattcATTTCTTTATGCCAACTATTATGAGAAGCCATAAGCAGCTCAGAAAGTGTATTTCTTAGGACTTTTCCAAAACCGTTAaggatagctttttttttttttttctttttaatgcaggtGGGAAGATGTTTGAgtttactttactttttatcCTTAGAAAGTATTGCACTAAGATTCTGCTTTCTGTATGCGAGCAGAACACATAATGGATCACGTTTAAGCTGATAAAGTTGATTTATTCAGTggttttattgctattttttcaaTTATAGCATGCTTCTAGTTAGACTTGAAGtctgataacattttttaaatatatatataaatatatattataatgcactgttatttttttctttaacacttCCCAATTGCTGCTTGGTTGTCCAAAGTGTAAACAGtgtattttctgcaaataatCAAGGGAAGCACAGGATTGTACTTAACAGTCCCACTGAACAATATTCTTCTATGCCTGAAAGTTTTCACAGATATAAAACCTCCAGAGGAAGGCCAGTCTTCAGTGTATTGTCAAGAAATGGTTTGCATGTTTGACTTTCTAAACCAAATTAGAATGCTCATTAACTTAAGTTGTAgcaagtgaagagaaaaaacaaggaTTTGATCTTGCTCCATCAGGTTTTGATGTACTTAAATGTCAGACTTGATGGCTTGGGCTCAAGTCTCTTCACATAACCTGGAAGAGAGAATGTAGCAATGTAAATGTGTTCTTCCGTTAAAATTCTGAGCTTGATGAAGACAAGGGTGTTTTTTGCAGTCTTCCCCCATTTCAGGTGAGTCTTTGCAGACATAGTTGGCTGGACTTAGTTCTCTGCTGAAAGAGAgatcaaataaaaaacaaacctcttgGCCTGAAAAATGTGAGTCTTTAAAGTCTTTATAGTTAAAGCAATTTAGGcaagtgctttaaaatgaaaagtgtcTTAAGATGACTTGCAGCTACTTAGATACCAATACTGTTCTAAAGACCATGAGGCTTTGTTCAAGCTAGTCAGCAATTTGCCATTTTCCATTGATACTGAGCCCTAGAGGAATGTAAAAGATTTATGAGAACAGGAAATCTATTTTGTATGTTCACTTAATACTTGTAGAACACTAATGCACAAAATTAAGGTAGGTCTTGCTTAGATCGACTCTCTGCAAGCCTTGGACCTTTTACAAGTCTCTGACTTGCAGGCATCTTGTTAGCTGTATTCTGAGATATCAGACTATTAACTTACACCCTCTTGCTCTTTTCTAAAACAATTAACTGCTGCTAGCTGGTACcagaaaaaacaagtgaaagaaCAGTAAactgcagaggaagagagagagagagagagaacataaTGCAGCACCAAGGAAACCCAGCTTCCCACAAGGCCTGTAATTTTTCGTAACAGCTTGAGTAGTACAACAGAAATCACTGTACATTTGTAGACCATTAAAGTTCTCATTTTGAATGCACCTGGGTTATTCTTGAGTTTTATTTAATCCCTGGAAACCTACTTTTGTGAGCCTCATGTTTTCTGTCAGCTGACTTCCTGGTGTTTCAACACCTGTGGAAAGGCAGCTGAGATGGTAGCGAGGTCATGgtttgttttacttgttttacTGTGATCTCCTAGATTCTCCATGAATGCTTCATTTATGTTTTGAGCGTTTATTCTTTTCTGTCAATATGCAGTGTCCTCCCCACTATCACCACCCCTCATAACAACCTGGTGATTATGGAGGATTTACAGAACTGATAGCGAAACTACAATTGTCTTAGTAGGAAGCATATTGAAGTAGCTTACCCCATATGCAGCTTTTCATCCAGACAGCCTGGCTATAAGGCGCTGCCTCCACATATGCAGCTCAGGCGTTTCCTAATATAGAGAGGAATTTATCCCTGATGTTGCACTTTGTGGAGAAGAGTTCATTTCTGGTGCTAGCTGGATCAATATCCTTAATGGGGTTAGGATTCAGCTCCTGTATATATCCTGGGAGAAGGATGACAGCAAGTCTCGGAAGGATGGTGCTGAGGAGTGCTTGGCAGAATACCAGGTACTTCTGCTGCCTAAATGACTACAATTCCCTGATGTTTGACTGATCAGACTCTGTTTTTTGACTCACTGGGTCTGTAATcagttctgctttctctccAAAGGATTGGCTTGGAAGCAGGGAACATAATGCTACCACatagaaacaggaaaagatcCCTTCTGGCTGAATGTGTATCCTGTGTCACGAGTCACGAGCCTCTCAGCCACCCTTATGCAAAGATTAGCAGTCTGAAAATCTGCAggatattttcagatttttaatacTGTAGCATAGCCAAGTTGTAACTGCATTAAGACCAGGTGTGTGACCAATAGAAAAGATTGCTGTGgtataaaataaagcagcagatgCACAAAGTGTATTGATCAGAGGTGTGGTATCCCAGTATTTAGTGCACCTTTTTATCTaatagagaataaaagaaatgggTACCTGAGGTGAAAAAGACCTAGAGCCAGTGTGTGGTGCTACCAATAGAGATCTGTACTTCGTCCATTCTCcatggggaggaggaagcagtTGAGCTGGTTTGACTTCTGGCTGtctgttctttgctttgctcttcagTGCCTCAGGGAGTATTCCCTTTTGGGATTTCTGCCCTAGGATCTTTATGCTTCCCATTTGCAGCAAGCCAGTGTTTGCTTATCTTGTCTTGTCTGTGATGGCATGATCCATCACAAGGCAATAGCCACTGGGAGCACAGTCTGAGAACTGTGCCATCTCAAACCTCATTTCACTAAAAGTGGCTCCTGAATGCAGCTGTACAGAGAACAATCTGGTACAGTGCTAGACATCTGCCTTGTGCTGCATGTATTTTATCAAGTGTGTAGTATCACCCACATTGCATTGGACCACTCTGCATTGTAGACAATACAGAACAGcccttcagctgtttttcagcagaattatttttgactCGACGTAATGAATTACCTAGGCAGAACTCCTTTTGGAAGTTGGCAAACCTgaggagctcctgctgctcatGTGCTGTCTTTGTGGACAGTTGGGAGGGGAACTGCAATGTCGCAGGACTATAACCATGCATGTTGTGTGCTTTGAATGCTAACGCAAGTTTGGTGTGTTTGTTTCCTAATCCAAACAGAACGTCAGAAGCCTTGATGCATGTAGTGTGTGTTTACTGCAGCTGGAGTGGGCCACAGACCAGGTATTTATAGCCATCAGTTTGTAAACTTTTACTACTACATTCACACTACCTGCAGCAGGACTGTCCTTACTTTAAAGTGTACTGGGGAGAA includes these proteins:
- the DDI2 gene encoding protein DDI1 homolog 2, with translation MLLTVFCLRRDRSELTFSLQVDADFELQNFRALCELESGIPAAESQIVYAERPLTDNNRSLASYGLKDGDVVILRQKETVEPRPSIRFPGLPRIDFSSIAVPGTSTQQRQPPAQRLRPSPSDASSFPQGLENPALLREMLLANPHELSLLKERNPPLAEALLSGDLEKFTRVLLEQQQDRARREQERIRLYSADPFDLEAQAKIEEDIRQQNIEENMTIAMEEAPESFGQVVMLYINCKVNGHPVKAFVDSGAQMTIMSQACAERCNIMRLVDRRWAGIAKGVGTQKIIGRVHLAQVQIEGDFLACSFSILEEQPMDMLLGLDMLKRHQCSIDLKKNVLVIGTTGSQTTFLPEGELPECARLAYGAGREDVRPEEIADQELAEAIQKSVEEAAKSVHMKAFGGACCSICALLATFYQL